A portion of the Granulosicoccus antarcticus IMCC3135 genome contains these proteins:
- a CDS encoding hydantoinase B/oxoprolinase family protein, translating into MSKQTSVVARQVMWNRLISVVEEQAQALVRTAFSTSVREAGDLSAGIYDTQGRMLAQAVTGTPGHVNAMADAVPHFMRRIGVENIFEGDVYITNDPWEGTGHLHDITVVTPSFHQGVFVGFFGCTAHIVDIGGRGFGADANSIYEEGLYIPIMKLIEKGEVDQTLLRIVRGNVREPDQLVGDIYALATCNEIGHRRLVDMMNEFSLESLDEIATFIMDNSRRATLERINALPRASANGSMTIDGFSKPIELKVKLDFEQDRILCDFAGTSGLDKKGINVPMVYTKAYACYALKCAIAPEIPNNAASLAPFEVTAPINSIVNAVHPAPVALRHVIGHMVPDAVYDALDKILPDTVPAEGAGTLCNFQVSLRPRTDDISDAAQIAAQQAAGRAEVLTFNSGGSGARPRLDGMNATAFPSGVMTMPIEATEHTGPVIIWRKELRPDSGGAGKYRGGLGQYMEVGAVEGHEFDFQAMFDRVDHPARGRKGGSDGAPTVIHQDDGTPMQGKGKQFVPHGRRVMLEFPGGAGYGSPKERDAALVRRDLARGYISAETCITEYGFSESEVKAVLDAVRAGEEVS; encoded by the coding sequence ATGAGCAAGCAGACCTCTGTTGTTGCCCGCCAGGTGATGTGGAACCGATTGATTTCGGTCGTGGAAGAGCAGGCCCAGGCTTTGGTGCGCACAGCCTTTTCGACCTCGGTACGCGAAGCCGGTGATCTGTCCGCGGGAATCTATGATACGCAAGGCCGTATGCTGGCCCAGGCGGTCACAGGGACACCTGGTCATGTCAATGCCATGGCTGATGCGGTCCCGCATTTCATGCGACGCATTGGTGTCGAGAATATTTTCGAGGGCGATGTCTATATCACCAACGATCCTTGGGAAGGTACGGGTCACTTACACGACATCACCGTTGTCACACCCTCTTTCCATCAAGGTGTATTCGTCGGTTTTTTCGGTTGTACTGCGCATATCGTGGATATCGGCGGACGTGGTTTTGGGGCTGATGCCAACTCGATTTACGAAGAGGGACTCTACATACCTATCATGAAGCTGATCGAGAAAGGCGAGGTGGATCAGACGCTGCTGCGCATTGTCAGAGGTAATGTGCGCGAGCCGGATCAGCTGGTCGGAGATATCTACGCACTGGCAACCTGCAACGAGATCGGCCACCGCCGGCTTGTAGATATGATGAACGAGTTCTCGCTGGAGTCACTGGATGAGATTGCAACGTTCATTATGGACAACTCGCGTCGGGCAACTCTGGAGCGCATCAATGCTTTGCCACGAGCCAGCGCAAATGGCTCCATGACTATCGATGGTTTCAGCAAGCCCATTGAACTGAAGGTCAAGCTCGACTTTGAGCAGGATCGAATCCTGTGTGACTTCGCCGGTACTTCGGGGCTGGACAAAAAGGGCATTAACGTGCCCATGGTGTATACAAAAGCCTATGCCTGTTATGCCCTTAAATGTGCGATTGCTCCTGAAATTCCGAATAATGCGGCCTCGCTTGCGCCGTTCGAAGTGACAGCCCCCATTAACTCCATTGTCAATGCGGTGCATCCGGCGCCGGTCGCATTGCGTCATGTTATCGGTCATATGGTTCCTGATGCTGTCTATGATGCACTTGACAAGATACTGCCTGATACCGTGCCCGCAGAAGGTGCCGGTACTTTGTGCAACTTCCAGGTCTCATTGCGACCGCGAACAGATGACATCAGTGATGCCGCCCAGATAGCCGCACAACAGGCGGCTGGCCGAGCCGAAGTGCTGACCTTCAACTCAGGTGGTTCTGGAGCTCGTCCACGTCTGGATGGCATGAATGCGACGGCCTTCCCCTCTGGTGTCATGACCATGCCCATTGAAGCGACCGAGCACACAGGTCCTGTCATTATCTGGCGCAAGGAGTTGAGACCGGACAGTGGCGGTGCCGGAAAATATCGTGGTGGGCTGGGGCAATACATGGAAGTAGGTGCCGTTGAAGGACACGAGTTTGACTTTCAGGCCATGTTTGATCGAGTGGATCATCCGGCGCGTGGGCGTAAAGGTGGCAGTGATGGTGCGCCGACGGTCATTCATCAGGATGACGGTACACCGATGCAAGGCAAGGGCAAGCAGTTTGTACCCCATGGCCGACGCGTCATGCTCGAATTTCCCGGAGGAGCTGGTTACGGCTCACCAAAGGAGCGTGATGCCGCTCTGGTGAGGCGTGACTTGGCACGCGGTTATATTTCTGCCGAAACCTGCATTACTGAATATGGATTCAGTGAGTCAGAAGTCAAAGCGGTGCTTGATGCTGTGCGCGCCGGAGAGGAAGTATCATGA
- a CDS encoding NAD(P)/FAD-dependent oxidoreductase, whose amino-acid sequence MSMSSLQTPKQSLYDVVIVGGAMYGSSVAWFLTDNPDFDGSILVVERDPSYEFASTSHTNSCMRQQFSNEVNIRVSQFAAEFVKNFRQFMGGDERVPKLMLHSFGYMYLADNEEFAKTLQASQAVQQRMGAGTRYMTPEQILQDYPFYNLDDIIGGNHNLIDEGYFDGNTLFDWWKRSARERGAEYLSNEVVSMSRNASGTKVESVTLKSGETIACGTVVNASGPRAILTSRMLGIEIPVEPRKRYTFIFDAEQPLDRDLPLTIDPSGVHMRTDGKYYMAGCPPDEDPAVDYEDFAQDQSLWEEKVWPTIANRIPQFEAIKLVNSWAGHYAYNTLDQNAILGPHTEVSNFFFVNGFSGHGFQQSPAMGRGTAEFITYGEYRTIDLSSFSYERVVEGRMFEEKAVI is encoded by the coding sequence ATGAGCATGTCATCGTTGCAAACGCCCAAACAGTCTTTGTACGACGTGGTGATTGTCGGCGGTGCCATGTATGGATCCTCGGTTGCCTGGTTTCTCACCGATAACCCTGATTTTGATGGTTCGATTCTCGTTGTCGAACGTGATCCGAGCTATGAATTTGCTTCGACGTCTCACACCAATAGTTGCATGCGTCAGCAGTTCTCAAATGAGGTGAATATTCGGGTGTCGCAATTTGCGGCCGAATTCGTCAAGAATTTTCGTCAGTTCATGGGGGGTGATGAGCGTGTGCCGAAACTCATGTTGCATAGTTTTGGCTATATGTATCTGGCAGATAACGAAGAGTTTGCAAAGACTCTGCAGGCGTCCCAGGCAGTACAGCAACGCATGGGGGCGGGTACTCGTTACATGACGCCTGAGCAAATACTGCAAGACTATCCTTTCTATAATCTGGATGACATTATCGGTGGCAACCATAACCTGATTGATGAAGGTTACTTCGACGGCAACACCTTGTTCGACTGGTGGAAACGTTCAGCACGTGAACGCGGTGCTGAATACCTGAGTAATGAAGTCGTCTCGATGTCGCGCAATGCCAGCGGCACAAAAGTAGAGAGCGTGACTCTGAAAAGCGGTGAAACCATCGCCTGTGGAACGGTGGTCAACGCCTCTGGACCACGGGCAATTCTGACCTCCAGAATGCTCGGTATTGAAATTCCTGTCGAGCCTCGAAAACGCTACACATTCATCTTCGATGCCGAGCAGCCGCTTGATCGTGACTTGCCCCTGACTATCGATCCTTCAGGCGTTCATATGCGCACAGATGGAAAATACTACATGGCTGGTTGTCCGCCTGATGAAGATCCAGCCGTAGATTACGAAGACTTCGCACAAGACCAGAGCCTGTGGGAGGAAAAGGTCTGGCCCACCATTGCCAATCGTATTCCACAATTCGAAGCCATCAAGTTGGTCAACTCATGGGCCGGGCACTATGCCTACAATACCCTTGATCAGAATGCGATCCTTGGCCCGCATACGGAAGTGAGCAACTTCTTTTTTGTTAATGGATTCTCGGGGCATGGTTTTCAGCAGTCACCGGCCATGGGTCGCGGAACGGCAGAATTTATTACCTACGGTGAGTATCGGACTATAGATCTGAGCTCGTTCAGCTATGAGCGCGTGGTAGAAGGCCGAATGTTCGAAGAAAAGGCCGTCATATAG
- a CDS encoding LacI family DNA-binding transcriptional regulator yields MKSNQKKPPTIKDVAEKAGVSVGTVSRVLAKEVAVKAALRERVNQAMAELDYRVNIAARALRTNQIDVIGLILPDITNPFFSQLAKSIELQAVKRDHSVMLASSQGDSVIERSHVRAFLDRSVRGIVVIAATDNDFSESQSDVPIVSLDRRLGRYPLIATDHERGAALIADHLYGLGHRHIAYIAGPQDTEVGRLRKAGFVNRIKHLSAKGERVKLRIHHGKFDYGSGEQIARKLLKTTAGTQITAIAAASDQLAIGALRVARDLGLQVPADISITGFDDIDLAALVVPRLTTIRQQTDLLAECAMDMVFGSINKSRIKTIEGELVVRDSTAEARQ; encoded by the coding sequence TTGAAATCTAACCAGAAAAAGCCACCAACAATAAAGGACGTCGCAGAGAAGGCGGGTGTTTCTGTGGGAACGGTCTCTCGTGTGTTGGCAAAAGAGGTTGCGGTCAAGGCGGCGCTCAGAGAGCGTGTGAACCAGGCTATGGCAGAGCTCGATTACCGGGTCAATATTGCTGCCCGAGCATTGAGGACGAATCAAATCGACGTGATCGGCTTGATTCTGCCTGACATCACCAATCCATTTTTTTCTCAATTAGCCAAGAGCATAGAGCTACAGGCGGTCAAGCGGGATCATTCCGTCATGCTTGCCAGTTCGCAGGGAGACAGTGTGATTGAGCGTTCTCATGTCAGGGCATTTCTGGACAGATCGGTCAGAGGCATTGTTGTCATTGCCGCTACTGACAACGATTTCTCCGAATCACAATCCGATGTGCCGATCGTATCGCTCGATAGGCGATTGGGGCGTTACCCTCTGATTGCCACAGATCATGAGCGGGGTGCAGCGTTGATTGCCGATCATCTATACGGGCTGGGGCATCGGCACATTGCCTATATCGCCGGTCCGCAGGATACAGAAGTAGGGCGTCTTAGAAAGGCTGGTTTTGTGAATAGAATCAAACATCTGAGCGCTAAGGGTGAGCGCGTGAAACTTCGTATTCATCACGGTAAATTTGATTATGGCTCTGGTGAGCAGATTGCCAGAAAGTTACTTAAAACCACAGCAGGAACGCAAATTACCGCCATTGCTGCGGCGAGTGACCAACTGGCAATTGGTGCTCTGCGTGTTGCCAGGGACTTGGGGCTTCAGGTTCCCGCGGATATTTCCATTACAGGCTTTGACGATATAGATCTTGCCGCACTGGTCGTTCCGCGATTGACAACCATAAGGCAGCAGACAGATCTGTTGGCAGAATGCGCCATGGATATGGTCTTTGGAAGTATCAATAAATCACGAATCAAGACAATCGAAGGCGAGCTGGTGGTACGAGACTCTACTGCTGAAGCGCGGCAGTGA